AATGTCCTCTACTTCTTAATGGTGGAAACTGGGAACCTTagcttcaaaaaatttaaaataataataataaaaagaagaagattatTCACTACTGTAATAGTTCCAAGTTGCACAACTGCTTCACTTTAATCTCATCTAGAGTTCACTTACATGATCTGAGCCAAAACAACGGCATGCCAGTGCCATGCACCATGAGCAATGGAGCCAAAATCTTTGAATCATATGCAATAGTCATGGGACTTTATGTCGCAAGCTCTAAACAGCATCAGCTTACAAGAGTAAAGAGTGTGCCATGGATCTGTACAGACATACATATTACCAAATTCCCGACAAGGTGTGTGGGTGCAAAGGAGTTGTACatctatttcttttatctcgACAAAGCACCTATGAGCCATATTTCTATGGAAAAAGACAGTATTTTTCATAACCCAAAAGTAAATCTCTAGTCTGCAATTTGGTCATAGTCTCCGTTTTCTGGAGATTGATTCCCTCCGCGACCTGTTCTTCCTGCATAGACAGAACATCGCTAATGAGTTTTTTCACTCCCCCGCCATAACCACACACACAGATTCAGGTGAAACCATACCTGTCATGTCATAACCGGCAGAGCTTCTGGTATCTAGGCTACCCCTCCAGTCTGCGGCTTGCGTAGGTGATACGTGATTACCATATGGTTGAATCATGAAATGAGTCCCTCCAATAGTTTGAAAATCATCGTTTCCCCTGACAGGATTTCTCCCGTAAGATTCGATTGGTGAGCGGAAGCCAACACTTGATACTGATGCCCCTGCAACTGGTGATGCTAACTTGCTGCCAGAAGAATCGCCTTTTAAACCAGCACTAACATCCTTCATGGACTCAACCTGAAAGGTACCAACAATAACCTGCAGATACAGTAGATGAGATACTGATTATTTAACTTGCTTAATAACCAATATTCCCTCTCTGTCTCAAACAACAATTGCACACTTATACATCACCTGAACTGGGCCAGCAGCTTTTAGGGGTCCACCAACCCCTCCTCCAATGATCTGGCCATCTGTACTAGATAGACATACACTGAGCCCACCAGTCCTTCCTCCAAGGTCAGTGCGTACATAAGATCCAGACAGCGAAACAATCTCAAACCGACCCTAATATCAGAGGTTGAAAGAGAATTAGAATTTGACTATATAAATGTGTAAGTAATTAACTTCAGTCTTTcagttctctctctctctctctcgttcttcctccttttttaatttttgtacaaataaCTTGAATCGGAAGAAGGTTATAATCTTTATGGAAATCTCTAGATCCACTATACACTTCAAAACAATTCTCTATTTTTAGGACCATGATACTAATCACTTTTGACTATTCTCACAGGTGTGATAGAAGATCAATTGAAGAATCTTTCATTGAGCAAGGCAAATATGTAACTAAATTCAGCTGGTGAGACAATTTGAATTACCAACTACAACTCTGTTACAAAGATTTGAGAACAGAAGCAATCtacagaatttttttatttctctccATATTACCAGACCATGGGCACTAATCCAGCACTTAAATCTGATGCCAGAAAAATAGCTGTTTAATATACCCATTTgaatttcttgttcttctttaGAATTTGTCGACAGCTTAAATTAACTGCAGCcacctcttcttcttcttcatttctcTCGTATATTTTCCATCAATAATCTAAAACACTTCTTGAATATTTACTAATCTTGAATTATATCCAGCTATCTCCCCACATAGGTATAAAATTTGCTCTAAAAGGTGGGAAAAGTAAACCCATTGACTAGGCATCGTCATTCATATGAACATTGTTTATTTcctttccccccccccccccccccaattAATGATGTCAAAATAAATCCTAATACCCTTTCTTTCCCTTAATATctaatgaaaaaaaacaaaatgcacAAATAGAATGATACAATTTTTAGATTCAACTAGCAGCttgtaattaatattcttttacaCCATATACCATGTTCATCATAAGTCGTTGAAAGCCTCCTCTGACTCATGACACCGTCAACAGTTTCCCAAACCCCCTGGGGGCCCGCCCTCAACTAAAACATTCaccgaaaacaaaattatatataaagccaaaaaaaaattaacactaATTTGTATTTACCTATAAGTATCCAAATGCCGTTTGAAATGTGTTCCATCAGACCTTGTTATAGACAAAAACTACAGCCTTCCGGACGAGTTTTtatcttctctttctttctttctgtttTTAAATTTCCGATAAACTTATTTCTTCCTTAGGATACTCCAAACAACCTTCCTATTGCCAATTTTTTATCTATGTAATTTATTGGAGCTGCCACGAACTATATTTTAGAATGGGGAAAAACAGTAAATTTAAACTACAATAAATGGAAGATTTGTCATTCTAGTTCGCGCAACTGGTATGGTAAGATCTCTTGGAATGGTACAAGAGGTTTGGGGATCAAATCCCATTCACATCAAGGATGGAAAGGTCTCATGTTTTCATTAACGGAAAAttcagaaaaggaaaaaggcaaaaaattaatacttcttattttcaattcactttttattatttcagaTAGTGATATttgtgaaaacaaaattaacagGACagaatatatcaaaattaccTCATATGTAATATTGCCTCCCGATGTTGCTGGCTGCCGGAGAGATGCATTAGAGATTGAACCAGATGCAGACAGAATACATATCTCACGCCTACTTTGTTGCATGAACAGCATAATCTTCTGCCCAACATCCTATTCAATCCGTTCCTTTATTCAGTCAGGAGGGTCACAGATAAGCAAAGGCAAAAGATTATTCATTTTACATAACCAATTTCGGCATGTGAACTTGGTGACAAGATAATCAAATACCAACGGTAACTACTGCTAATAACACCGCATTCATATATGGCGGCTTTCACTAAAATGTTCGAAAAAATTCAAGGAACCATTCTACATCTAATATCTCTAACATGACGGTTCCAAAATAGTATGCTAGTTGATCCTTTCACAATCATGTAATCAAATTCAGAATAATTGTAATCCAGTATATATTTTCAGGTTGGTAAATAAACGAggaacaaatataaatattcaaGAGAAAGGACCAGATTTTTCCTATTTGACTGCCAGAAGGAATGAAAAGGATTGAGATATTCCCACTATCACATCTCACTTTCCAAATGTCATAAAACAATGGCAAAAACAAATACTAGAAACTTCAGTAATCAATGATTTGAATCTATGCATGatcaccttgtgatcatttcTAAAACACTTGAAAATGAGAGAAACAGACATTAAAGGTTCCCCCCCaccccaaaaaagaaaaaacaaccAGTCACTACCATACATGCCTACCGTTATATAAACTATCAACCGAAGCAATAGAgcagaatttaaaattaacaatttatataccaaaacaattccaagaattatcataaaaaataacaaattaaagataataagAAGGAGAGATAGATATAAACTCAAAGTAGATATTACCCTTCAGAAAGGGGGaagttttgtaaatcttcCTGGGGTACATTAGCCTCCTTAAGTCAACCCCAGGGGAAAGATAGATATAAactcaaagaaaagaaaaatttgccCCACCACCCACCCAAAAGGGTGGTGAATCACCAGGGAATATCCTTTTTTATACTTTCGTCCACAAAGTTTGATACTTGATTCTTACTGCTGCCTTATGAGAGACCCTCAAGTAATACATATCATTTTGGCAAAATACATCAGTTTCCAGTAGTGTGAATAATTcagatttaattaataacaaaatacacaatttaaacaacaaaaaaggaacaaaaggtCCCCCCACCCCAACTTTTAAGATGAAGCAAGAACTACACATACACTGGATGCTCGTAAGATTAATCAAGAGGATGAGCAAAGGcgtgtatatttatatttatcaacaaatatGAGTCCTTTGTGTGTCTCAACGCTtatagagaaaaatttagaaacataCAGGCGATGCATACCTCACCAGCAGCTACACTAATTACATGAGGAGTAAAACCTTGTCCTAAATTGCCTGCATCCAGAAATTGAAAGCAGGAGCACTGGTAAGTTTTCTAGGTTATactaacaaaacaaaagctcAAACCCTAtccaaaacaaacaatatataGCCAAAAGGTAAAAGGAGAAGAGCTGACagaggaaaatgataaaaggaCGTCATATAATacatagtaaaaaaaaaaaagtgaaaataaatattaggtTCACAGGATACAAGTAAATAGTCAAACATTCAATAGAGCAACCTAaattgctttttatttatttatttattgtttattttggtgGGGAAAAAAGTTCCTGACTAGCCATTTGAAAACCAACCTTATAGTTCATAGTTTACTAAAACTTTTCCCATCCAACAACTTAATCTTGAAATGAAATGCAGAAAAGGCTACTAAAGCTCAATACCACAACTTGCAATGACATTTTCCGCATGTTACTCAACTAGCATTATGTTTCACAGCCAGACAAATAAACAGCGTAAATACAGCATAATGCATTAGATCTCAATATTTTACTAGTCATGACATCAGAACTAGTGATATAAATGGTCACAAGGATAACATCTTTAATCAATCTTAGAAGCAGAAtcttaaaatttctaaaattgaattaaggGATCCTTGCAAATAAACCTGTAAAtccaaaaggaaaacaaaCCAGACCTCTACCTATGACTCAAATTACTTCCctcattaaagtaaaaaaaaaaaaaaattattaggcaaataatttatcatagCAATTAAGGTTTTCATGTGAATTTTTGAACTCCGTGACGCACACAACAATCAAGTGTAGTACTAGCATTCATCAATACTCCATAGAAAAACCTCTTAAAGCAGAAAGATACAAGAGAGAACTAATACAAACAACACAAAGGGTTAAGTTATGTTGTAAAAATAACATCATCAACTCAAGGAATTTTCAGTTAAATCCTCTAATggcaaataatattttaccaaCTACCCACTGACTCATACTTGAAAACCAGTGATCCCATCCGCTCATACATAAAATACGAATGCAAAAAatgcaatacaaataaagcaACAATTGaaacacaaattaaagaaaatttgcaACAAAACCCTCAAAATCATAGCACACTCCCGAGAAAGCCAACAACTAAATACActgaaaatctgaaatttgCAACAAAACCACAAAAAACTCAATTATACCAAATCTTGAAAATAGTCCCTGTAATTCACAATATTAACGAGTAACCACAAAAAAAAGGGCGAAACTATTGTAATTCACACCCACCAATACCACCAAGCTGAGACTTCCCCGGAGCCCCGGAGTACGAATAGCCGGAACCGCCAGAACCCAgtagctgctgctgctgctgatgGAGCTCTCGCTGCTCTCTCTTCCCCTTAGAATTCGAATACGCCGCCGTTTTCTTGGCGGCCAAGGCCTGTTCAGGCGTCCCGTACTTTCTGGGCCTGCCACGCTTCTTCTTCGCCGGCTCCAGCGTCGACGTCATAGCGGAGGACGCCACCGAGTGCGGGTAAACCATCCCCCCGCCACCGCCGCCCCCGtcgttattgttgttgttgttgtggtGCTGGTGCTGAGATGGCAACAGGCCATTGGTTGGCGAGGGACCGGTGGTTGCGGCGGCGCCGGAGGTGGTGGCGGCCGTGGGGTGATGGAAGTAAGAGTTGAGTTGTTGTAGTTGCTGCGTATCATTTGGTTCCATACCTTttgttagagagagaaagaggaagagagagagatttttttcttttttttacaatttttttattcaattttttcaattttttttttattttgaaggaAATGTTTTGGGTtcggtttttgtttttgtttttccaagAGGTGGGTGATTTTCAGCCGTTGGATTTATGGTTTGACTCTGATGTTTGACTGTTTATGCGTACTTGGATAAGTTTTCATCGTTCTTTATTTtgcaaactttttttaaaaaattaagtttttcatattacaaaaacaaaaaagaagcagaaattgggttttctttttccttttttctagtctttatatattatttaataatctaaTCATCCTGTTCTGttgtacaatattattttatgttgaaGAAATCAGAGTATGAGCccatacaaaaattaaaatacgtcataaaaattctattttgtttttcatatcTACAATAAATACATAATCGCGTGGAGAGGTGGTAATTTTTGACATGAACcattaattttacataaatctaacataaaataataagtctaaattattaaaaatcgaTAAGATTACTAAATGAGTTAAATTTAGTCACCTGTTTTATAACTGTATCAAATTTGGTTTTAAGCTTTTGAAATAACTTGTCTATGACAATATTgcttgattatttaattatcatattattttgacttatttttcatttaattcatattatatttgtcttattttaaagattctttagttatatatttaaaataaaattgtctaGAGTTTGAGTATCtactataaatattacataaaaaaaattaaaacatattaaataaatatatttttataaaaaaaaatattaaatgagtgataataataaaaaagtcgGGTTAGTGTTAGAAACTCATAACATGATTATTAAGTGGTTAAGTTCACGTTGATGCAAATTtaacataacataaataagACATGTcaacccaaaatgatttaGATGTTGAAGCAATCACAAATGcacttaaaaaaaacacatcaaattttacttaatttttcaCTCAAAGATTGTGTGATTTTGATAGTCTTATTGAGATTAAACATAAGTAAGAAGATCTAAGAAAATCAATCCAAGGTAACAAAATAACTCTCAACATTTCATGATCATTTGACTAAACAAACTTCAATaactttacaaaaaaatatttataagtttcaaatttgttaattgattaaatgattattttttaagctaacaagttattataaaacaaaactgCCAGGCTATGGATTGGAACATGAAGAAAATCCGAAAATATAATGACAGTTAGTGCGGTTTAAAAGAGGGAACCGTCTCTTCCAAACAAGAGCGGATTCCCGCTTCACTTCTTGGTCAGCCCACACAGCCTGCAAATATTTACCCTTTTTCTGGAttctttcactttttattttcttttaattgagATCAAAACCTGGTAGATGTCACATTCAACacaagaattattaaaacttaatCAATGGTGATGGCAATCCACccacaagaaaaaaatgttgtaGGAGTTCAAATGATGAAGCAAGGTTTGAGATTTCTTAGCAAACAAATCTTTAAATTCCTGGAACTAACCTGTCGATAAAGTTTCCCAACATTGAACCTTTTCCTGTGATTGTAGGCGGAGTTGATGAGAACAAGGAGGTGGCAGTGCAACTTCAGGTTGGTGAAGGTGATTTCTCACTGTTAGGACCCAGAAACTACGGACACTCAACCCGACACTATGACAAGCCTCTGTCTTGCTTTGGCTGTGGCATTGGATGGTTCTTGTGAGTTTCAGATTACTATTGTTCTGTCCTCGTTTCGGTTTCTGAAACTCCATTGCTTAAGAGTTTTTGAGTTCTGTGACAGATTTTTGTTGGGGTTTGCATTTCCTCCGATATGGTACTGTGCTACGGTTCTTTACCTTGGGAAATATTATCTCAAAGACCCCAGAGAAAGATCTGGCCTTGCAGCATCAGCAATTGCAGTAAGCAGATTATAACTTTCACATTTCCAGTTCAAGGGACCTTGCCGTTATGTAGTCCTGTGAACCATGATCTTGATTGTAGTCGATTGTTTTTGCAGGCTTTGATTTGCTCGGTTGCAGTATTGATTTCACTTCTTGCTGTGTTCTTGTAGCAGACTATGCTGTTATCAATTTTTTGGGCACAGAAAGAGTCAG
This window of the Citrus sinensis cultivar Valencia sweet orange chromosome 8, DVS_A1.0, whole genome shotgun sequence genome carries:
- the LOC102616826 gene encoding AT-hook motif nuclear-localized protein 14, with translation MEPNDTQQLQQLNSYFHHPTAATTSGAAATTGPSPTNGLLPSQHQHHNNNNNNDGGGGGGGMVYPHSVASSAMTSTLEPAKKKRGRPRKYGTPEQALAAKKTAAYSNSKGKREQRELHQQQQQLLGSGGSGYSYSGAPGKSQLGGIGNLGQGFTPHVISVAAGEDVGQKIMLFMQQSRREICILSASGSISNASLRQPATSGGNITYEGRFEIVSLSGSYVRTDLGGRTGGLSVCLSSTDGQIIGGGVGGPLKAAGPVQVIVGTFQVESMKDVSAGLKGDSSGSKLASPVAGASVSSVGFRSPIESYGRNPVRGNDDFQTIGGTHFMIQPYGNHVSPTQAADWRGSLDTRSSAGYDMTGRTGRGGNQSPENGDYDQIAD
- the LOC127899396 gene encoding uncharacterized protein LOC127899396, with amino-acid sequence MVMAIHPQEKNVVGVQMMKQGGVDENKEVAVQLQVGEGDFSLLGPRNYGHSTRHYDKPLSCFGCGIGWFLFLLGFAFPPIWYCATVLYLGKYYLKDPRERSGLAASAIAALICSVAVLISLLAVFL